Proteins encoded together in one Paenibacillus sp. window:
- a CDS encoding glycoside hydrolase family 3 N-terminal domain-containing protein, with protein sequence MIYKDAGKPVQERIDDLLGRMTLEEKVAQLTCSILMGAADNMETFKKNLAEGIGTLSYLNSSLTGNNVKDRATLRRLQQFLVEETRLGIPALVHNEGIAGAQIPGATTFPQSINVAATWEPELAQKMGEVVRKQLMAYGIRAVHSPLVDLARDPRWGRVGETYGEDPYLVARMGVAFTKGVQGDREVMAGVKHFVGYGNAEGGRNGGEQQIAERKLLDTYCFPFEAVIHEAGAMAVMNSYGILNDQAVSTSKWLLTDILRDKLGFNGLVVADYGVISHAHARYRVAKDPKEAAILALQAGVDVEQPNNVCYKHLVEAVERGELDEAYIDRSVRRILETKFTLGLFENPYEIGNFEEEIINLKNAELSKEIAEKSIVLVKNENRILPLDKPLKIALIGPTSDDRTNFFGGYSSVGTTNTTSADFDRSEEDNFLKNAYAVMISEYKDVLKQRGIVFDDQPTPEQKQMIIEGLKRSTSSSNKEYSSTEEFVDKYYPSCHSVKEVLEEHFGKENILYAKGCEINKPIDGGIEAVLHAVRQADLVIAVLGGKESMRHPAATAGENKDNHNIGLEKPQLEMMEAVFQLGKPVVSVIVDGRPLSTPLVNEKSQALLYAWLPAQTGAHAIANILTGKCNPSGKLPVTIVKDEGQIPMYHSRLPFYVDLDTWAEYIDMDKNTPLYPFGHGLSYTQFKYDHLKLDDQVRSDGAVTISFTIENVGSCRGDEIVQIYIRDSVSSVVRPVKQLAGFARLTLEKGQTKQVTCEVDMRQLAFHDLNMEQVVEPGAMEVLIGASSQDIRLRGSFEIIGERLVVERKAFSSKISVL encoded by the coding sequence GTGATTTACAAGGATGCCGGCAAGCCCGTCCAAGAACGAATCGATGACTTGCTGGGACGAATGACGTTGGAAGAGAAAGTTGCCCAGTTAACCTGTTCCATCCTCATGGGCGCAGCGGATAACATGGAAACATTCAAAAAAAACCTGGCGGAGGGCATCGGTACCTTAAGTTATTTAAACAGTTCTTTGACGGGCAATAACGTAAAAGACAGGGCTACCCTCAGAAGATTGCAGCAATTCCTGGTCGAGGAAACGAGATTAGGCATCCCAGCGCTCGTACACAACGAGGGGATTGCCGGCGCTCAAATTCCGGGGGCCACGACGTTCCCTCAATCCATCAATGTTGCGGCGACGTGGGAGCCGGAACTGGCGCAGAAGATGGGTGAAGTCGTTAGAAAACAACTTATGGCTTACGGGATCCGGGCTGTACACTCCCCGCTGGTGGACTTAGCAAGAGATCCGAGATGGGGACGAGTCGGAGAAACGTACGGGGAAGACCCTTATTTAGTCGCTCGTATGGGCGTAGCTTTCACCAAAGGGGTTCAAGGCGATCGCGAAGTGATGGCTGGAGTAAAGCACTTCGTAGGCTACGGGAATGCCGAAGGCGGAAGGAACGGCGGTGAACAGCAAATCGCCGAGAGGAAATTGCTCGACACCTATTGTTTCCCGTTCGAAGCCGTGATTCACGAAGCCGGCGCTATGGCCGTCATGAATAGTTATGGCATCCTGAACGATCAAGCCGTGTCCACGTCCAAATGGTTGCTTACCGATATCCTTAGGGATAAATTAGGCTTTAATGGGCTGGTGGTGGCGGACTATGGCGTCATCAGTCACGCCCATGCGCGGTATCGAGTGGCGAAGGATCCGAAAGAAGCCGCCATTTTAGCTCTTCAAGCAGGCGTGGACGTGGAGCAGCCGAACAATGTTTGCTACAAACATTTGGTCGAGGCGGTTGAACGCGGCGAGCTGGATGAGGCCTATATCGATCGTTCGGTAAGGCGTATTCTGGAGACGAAATTTACGTTAGGCTTATTTGAAAACCCATACGAGATCGGAAATTTCGAAGAAGAAATTATCAACTTGAAAAATGCAGAGCTTTCTAAGGAAATCGCCGAGAAATCCATTGTATTGGTAAAGAATGAAAACCGAATTCTTCCGTTGGACAAACCGTTAAAGATTGCGCTGATCGGGCCCACATCCGATGACAGAACGAATTTCTTCGGAGGGTACTCCTCCGTAGGCACGACGAATACGACCAGCGCCGATTTCGACCGATCGGAAGAAGACAATTTCCTCAAAAACGCTTATGCCGTCATGATCTCAGAATATAAAGACGTGTTGAAACAAAGAGGCATTGTGTTTGATGATCAACCTACTCCGGAACAAAAACAGATGATCATCGAAGGGTTGAAGCGAAGCACGTCCTCTTCGAATAAGGAATACTCGTCTACGGAGGAGTTCGTAGATAAATACTACCCGAGTTGTCATTCCGTGAAGGAAGTATTAGAGGAACATTTCGGGAAGGAAAATATCCTGTACGCCAAGGGCTGCGAAATCAATAAACCGATCGACGGCGGAATCGAAGCGGTTCTACATGCCGTGCGGCAAGCGGATCTCGTGATCGCTGTGTTAGGCGGGAAGGAGAGTATGCGTCATCCGGCGGCGACTGCGGGAGAAAATAAGGATAATCACAACATCGGTCTCGAGAAGCCGCAACTCGAGATGATGGAAGCCGTATTCCAGCTAGGAAAGCCGGTCGTGTCCGTCATTGTAGATGGCAGACCGCTATCGACGCCTCTGGTTAACGAGAAGAGCCAAGCTCTCCTATACGCATGGTTGCCTGCCCAAACGGGCGCTCATGCGATTGCGAACATTCTCACGGGGAAATGCAACCCGAGCGGGAAACTGCCGGTTACCATTGTCAAGGACGAAGGACAAATCCCAATGTATCATAGCCGGTTGCCTTTTTACGTCGATCTGGATACTTGGGCGGAATATATCGACATGGATAAGAATACTCCCCTATACCCGTTCGGACATGGCTTAAGCTACACGCAGTTTAAGTACGACCATTTGAAGCTCGACGATCAGGTTCGATCCGACGGAGCGGTTACCATTTCGTTTACAATCGAAAATGTAGGTTCTTGCCGCGGGGATGAAATCGTCCAAATCTACATTAGAGACAGCGTAAGCAGTGTCGTAAGGCCTGTGAAACAGCTTGCGGGGTTTGCGAGATTGACACTAGAGAAAGGCCAGACGAAACAAGTGACGTGCGAAGTCGACATGCGGCAGCTAGCCTTCCATGATCTGAATATGGAGCAAGTGGTGGAACCTGGGGCCATGGAAGTGTTGATCGGCGCTTCCTCTCAAGATATCCGTTTGCGCGGCTCTTTCGAAATCATCGGGGAACGCCTGGTTGTGGAACGGAAAGCATTCTCATCGAAAATATCCGTCCTTTAA
- a CDS encoding sulfatase codes for MKAIMLMFDTLNRHMLPPYGCDWVHAPNFQRLAERTAIFDRAYVGSMPCMPARREIHTGRYNFLHRSWGPLEPFDDSMPELLRKNGVYTHLVTDHQHYWEDGGGTYHTRYSSFELVRGQEGDPWKAEVAEPSLENVKYMKLMHPLVRQDQINRKYIREERDFPQAITMEKGIEFLRTNHREDSWFLQIETFDPHEPFFAPQRYKDLYPHKYDGKPFDWPPYGPVNESQEEIDHVRFEYAALLSMCDHYLGKVLDTMDELDLWKDTMLIVNTDHGFLLGEHDWWAKSIMPFYNEIAHMPLFIWDPRSGIRNERRQSLVQTIDLAPTLLRYFGLEVPPDMQGIDLRETIANDRATREAVLFGIHGGHVNVTDGRYVYMRAPVSKDNKPLYNYTLMPTHMRSRFSVSELEDISLAQPFSFTKGVQTLKINATSYNQSHDFGTLLFDVEADPLQQHPLQDSSVEQRMIGLLKQLMEENDAPPEQYVRLGL; via the coding sequence ATGAAAGCCATTATGCTCATGTTCGACACATTGAATAGACATATGCTTCCGCCTTACGGGTGCGATTGGGTGCACGCCCCTAATTTCCAAAGGTTGGCGGAACGAACCGCTATATTCGATCGCGCGTACGTCGGCAGCATGCCCTGCATGCCGGCGCGGCGGGAAATCCATACGGGGCGTTACAACTTTTTGCATCGAAGCTGGGGGCCGTTGGAGCCTTTCGACGACTCCATGCCGGAGCTGCTGCGGAAGAACGGCGTATATACGCATCTCGTGACGGACCACCAGCATTATTGGGAGGACGGCGGAGGAACGTATCATACGCGATACAGCTCGTTCGAATTGGTTCGAGGCCAAGAAGGAGACCCGTGGAAAGCGGAAGTGGCGGAACCATCCCTGGAAAACGTAAAGTATATGAAGCTTATGCATCCGCTGGTGCGCCAGGACCAAATCAACCGGAAATACATTCGCGAGGAGCGGGATTTCCCTCAAGCGATCACCATGGAGAAGGGGATCGAATTTCTTCGGACGAACCACCGAGAGGATTCCTGGTTTCTTCAGATCGAGACGTTCGATCCGCATGAACCGTTCTTCGCTCCGCAGCGATATAAAGATTTATATCCGCACAAGTACGACGGCAAACCATTCGATTGGCCGCCGTACGGTCCGGTGAACGAATCGCAAGAAGAAATCGATCATGTGCGGTTCGAGTATGCGGCCTTGCTTAGCATGTGCGATCATTATCTCGGCAAGGTGCTTGACACCATGGACGAGCTCGACCTATGGAAGGACACGATGCTGATCGTCAATACGGACCATGGCTTTTTGCTCGGGGAACATGATTGGTGGGCGAAGTCGATTATGCCGTTCTACAACGAGATCGCGCATATGCCGCTGTTCATTTGGGACCCTCGAAGCGGGATTCGGAACGAGCGCAGGCAAAGTCTCGTACAGACGATCGATTTGGCTCCAACGCTCCTTCGCTATTTCGGACTAGAAGTCCCTCCGGATATGCAAGGGATAGATCTGAGGGAAACGATCGCGAATGATCGGGCGACGCGCGAGGCTGTCTTGTTCGGCATCCACGGAGGTCACGTCAACGTCACGGACGGGCGGTATGTGTATATGCGCGCGCCGGTCAGCAAAGACAACAAGCCGCTTTACAATTACACGCTTATGCCGACGCATATGAGGAGCAGATTTTCCGTGTCGGAACTGGAGGACATAAGTTTGGCGCAGCCGTTCTCGTTTACGAAAGGCGTCCAAACATTAAAAATCAATGCGACCTCATACAATCAATCCCATGACTTCGGCACGCTGTTGTTCGACGTCGAGGCGGATCCGCTTCAGCAGCATCCGTTGCAGGATTCTTCTGTAGAACAGCGAATGATCGGGCTTCTCAAGCAATTGATGGAGGAGAACGACGCTCCGCCCGAGCAATACGTTCGGTTAGGATTGTAG
- a CDS encoding sensor histidine kinase: protein MNARAWQWATLSLRIKLVFIVLVITLPLIGMLIYNNFYSIHVVRKQVADSYQNSLGLYMNLIDAGLNDASSYMNTLANGYDLVSLNQVSKEEDYQMAKVYLFNKLSKDLALHSTVSSLFVYHAEKHDYFDVFHTRRYSFEERENVQRYVIDLIRESRFPKVIPEERWQYHRIGEHYYLIDLVSASDTYLGAWVRADELIGPLRSMEIGKGGGIILASDEGEPIMDSPLALESIDLREGRNEYYLSGADEKYLIVATPSRRGNVNLLALIPDQHILANLPYLQRIIWFITIGALVVIPAGFYFMRKAFLNPLGRVVYAMRRVRGGEWSRRVDLTKSSEEFTILAESFNSMMDEIERLRVNVFEEQLNKQREELQRLQLQVNPHFFLNSLNIVYNLAKVGNFELIMQMTMALIRHFRFLFRSNTSFMKLREEIEHTRNYLNIQSLRFPGQLTWNVEAPEYLTDVPVPPLIIQSFVENSIKHGFTMEHPIHIHVKVGFEDEEEGANIKIRIADTGQGFHEAVLEELQAGNSVENGSGERTGIWNVQRRLRLLYEDDVSIVFYNDKLTGGAVVEMILPTNPELEEESL from the coding sequence ATGAACGCACGCGCATGGCAATGGGCAACGCTTTCCTTGCGAATCAAATTAGTATTCATCGTTCTTGTTATCACACTTCCGCTCATTGGAATGTTGATCTATAACAATTTTTATTCCATACATGTCGTTCGTAAACAGGTGGCGGATTCCTACCAAAATTCGCTTGGCCTCTATATGAACTTGATCGACGCAGGATTGAACGATGCAAGTTCATACATGAACACGCTTGCCAATGGCTATGATTTGGTTTCGCTGAACCAAGTGAGTAAGGAAGAAGACTATCAGATGGCCAAAGTGTATTTATTCAACAAGCTGTCCAAAGATCTTGCTTTGCATAGTACAGTAAGCTCGCTTTTTGTATACCATGCGGAGAAGCATGATTATTTCGACGTGTTTCATACGCGAAGGTATTCCTTCGAGGAGAGGGAGAATGTTCAACGCTACGTCATTGATTTGATTAGGGAATCGCGGTTCCCTAAGGTGATCCCGGAGGAGAGATGGCAGTACCATCGAATCGGGGAGCATTACTACCTCATCGATCTCGTCTCGGCAAGCGACACGTACCTGGGCGCATGGGTCAGAGCCGATGAGTTGATCGGACCCTTGCGGTCGATGGAGATCGGGAAGGGTGGCGGGATTATACTCGCGAGCGACGAGGGTGAACCTATCATGGATTCCCCTCTAGCGCTAGAGAGCATCGACCTGCGCGAGGGTCGGAATGAATATTATTTGTCCGGAGCGGATGAAAAATATTTGATTGTCGCAACGCCTTCCCGCAGAGGGAATGTTAACCTTCTCGCGCTCATTCCGGACCAGCATATTTTGGCGAATCTTCCGTATCTCCAGCGTATTATTTGGTTTATCACGATCGGTGCGCTAGTCGTTATTCCTGCAGGGTTTTATTTTATGAGAAAGGCGTTTTTGAATCCACTGGGTCGGGTCGTATACGCCATGCGAAGGGTTCGCGGCGGGGAATGGAGCAGACGGGTCGACCTGACGAAGTCCTCAGAGGAGTTTACGATACTTGCCGAATCGTTCAATTCGATGATGGACGAGATTGAACGGCTCCGCGTCAACGTGTTTGAAGAGCAGTTGAATAAGCAAAGGGAAGAGCTGCAACGGCTCCAACTGCAGGTGAATCCGCATTTCTTTCTCAACTCCCTTAACATTGTGTACAATTTAGCGAAGGTTGGAAACTTCGAACTCATTATGCAAATGACGATGGCGTTGATTCGCCATTTCCGATTTTTATTCCGCAGCAACACTTCGTTCATGAAGCTTAGGGAAGAGATTGAACATACTCGGAATTATTTGAATATCCAGTCGCTGCGTTTTCCCGGACAGCTCACCTGGAACGTCGAAGCCCCCGAATATTTAACGGACGTGCCGGTTCCTCCGTTAATTATTCAATCGTTCGTCGAAAATTCGATTAAGCATGGGTTTACTATGGAGCATCCGATTCATATCCATGTGAAGGTCGGTTTCGAAGACGAGGAGGAAGGGGCGAACATAAAAATTAGAATCGCGGATACGGGTCAAGGCTTCCACGAGGCGGTGCTTGAGGAGTTGCAGGCCGGTAACAGCGTGGAGAACGGAAGCGGGGAACGGACCGGGATCTGGAACGTGCAGCGGCGATTGCGCCTTTTATATGAGGATGACGTGAGCATTGTATTTTATAATGATAAGCTTACGGGAGGAGCGGTTGTGGAAATGATCCTTCCTACGAATCCGGAATTGGAGGAGGAATCGCTATGA
- a CDS encoding AraC family transcriptional regulator encodes MSDAQVLQSLSVRSEYEADFPEKSANLKLLWKEALLSGNMNMIHQVASQAKHIKDIGILIEEDLNITKLYIASTIPTIVDTSILNGLPKDVAETYKKNYYLQIGACNSKEELIRLHFRFVENLMKATTQYSVKRYSPIVKIAIEYIHNNKFRKIYPKDVSRAVKVNRSYLSKIFSEQVGRTITDYIHRTKMELAIELMQSNLYRYNEIAEMLGYSSYPYFSKVFKKMYSKPPHAYMEQL; translated from the coding sequence ATGAGCGACGCCCAAGTCTTGCAAAGCCTCTCGGTTCGCTCCGAGTATGAGGCAGATTTTCCGGAAAAAAGCGCGAATCTGAAGCTGCTTTGGAAGGAGGCTCTGTTATCAGGCAACATGAATATGATTCATCAAGTCGCTTCTCAGGCCAAACATATTAAAGATATTGGAATCCTCATAGAGGAAGATTTGAATATAACAAAGCTGTATATCGCTTCGACCATCCCCACAATTGTTGACACGTCGATCCTCAATGGACTGCCCAAAGACGTGGCGGAAACGTACAAAAAGAATTATTATTTACAAATTGGAGCCTGCAACAGCAAGGAAGAATTGATTCGGCTTCACTTCCGGTTTGTTGAAAATCTTATGAAAGCGACCACCCAATATTCCGTCAAACGGTATTCGCCGATTGTGAAGATCGCCATCGAATATATTCATAACAACAAGTTCCGTAAGATCTACCCGAAAGACGTTTCCCGAGCCGTCAAGGTGAATCGAAGTTACCTCTCCAAAATATTCAGCGAACAAGTAGGCAGGACGATCACGGATTATATCCATCGGACGAAAATGGAGCTGGCCATCGAACTGATGCAAAGCAATTTGTATCGTTATAATGAAATCGCCGAGATGTTAGGGTATTCAAGTTACCCTTATTTCAGTAAAGTGTTTAAGAAGATGTACTCCAAGCCTCCGCATGCGTACATGGAACAATTGTAA
- a CDS encoding response regulator, translated as MSYHLLLVDDEIHAIEGVKADLDLDELCISRLFTAYNNKQAREIFELEAVDILLCDIEMPNGSGLELLSWVREHHPNTATIFLTSHADFKYAKEALKLGSLDYLLKPVLAEDLAKAIRRAQSVIEQNSENTRNSQSHQLWMNHHSLIIERFWLDLINHTIPSNQSAIYEQIERKNLPITENDLFLPVLISVQRWNKDLKRRDERILEYALKNTAEEVLFSANMKGMCFYLTRGKLLGVFSALSYEHDGGVEGLYEAGRKYVEFCSQHFYCNLSCYIGRPVTAVAMADMVAGLREKDRNNVARVNQVFPFSEAGKTEQPIALPELTVWSSLLKNGKKEDVIGEVEKYLEQLVTSHELDAKTLRQFDQDFMQALYSFLNSEGIQAHRLFGDDESLRLSEYAGRSVMDMKHWIHHALNKAVKQSEAAKDTGNVIEFVKHYIASNIDEDLSRELIAEQVFLNPDYLSRIFKKETNYSISEYILLERIRLAKELLSQTNIPVSAVAVSVGYGNFPHFTRIFKKYAGVGPSEYRNQFGDLR; from the coding sequence ATGAGTTACCATTTACTGCTGGTGGATGATGAAATTCATGCGATTGAAGGCGTGAAAGCCGACCTCGACTTGGACGAGCTCTGCATTTCCCGATTGTTCACGGCTTATAACAATAAACAAGCGAGAGAGATTTTCGAGTTGGAAGCCGTCGATATCTTGCTTTGCGACATTGAAATGCCGAACGGCAGCGGCCTAGAACTGTTGTCGTGGGTACGGGAGCATCACCCGAATACGGCGACCATCTTTCTGACAAGCCATGCCGACTTTAAGTATGCGAAGGAAGCGCTGAAGCTGGGTAGTCTCGATTATTTGCTAAAGCCCGTGCTTGCCGAAGATCTGGCGAAAGCCATTCGAAGAGCGCAAAGCGTGATCGAGCAGAACAGCGAAAATACAAGGAATAGCCAGTCCCATCAATTATGGATGAACCACCATTCCTTGATCATCGAGAGGTTTTGGCTTGATTTGATCAATCATACGATCCCGAGCAACCAGTCGGCGATCTACGAGCAGATCGAGCGGAAAAATCTTCCGATTACGGAGAACGACTTGTTTCTCCCTGTCCTCATTTCGGTGCAACGATGGAACAAGGATTTAAAGCGGAGAGACGAAAGGATTTTGGAATATGCGTTAAAAAATACGGCGGAAGAAGTGCTGTTTTCCGCCAACATGAAAGGCATGTGCTTCTATCTGACTCGCGGAAAGCTGCTAGGGGTATTCTCTGCGCTCAGTTATGAGCACGACGGGGGCGTTGAGGGACTGTACGAAGCTGGCCGGAAGTATGTGGAGTTTTGCAGTCAGCATTTCTACTGTAATTTGTCTTGTTATATCGGAAGGCCTGTAACGGCCGTTGCCATGGCGGACATGGTGGCGGGCCTCAGAGAGAAAGACCGAAATAACGTGGCTCGCGTAAACCAGGTGTTTCCGTTCAGCGAAGCGGGAAAGACGGAGCAGCCGATTGCGCTTCCTGAGCTTACTGTTTGGTCTTCCTTATTGAAAAATGGCAAGAAGGAAGATGTTATTGGAGAAGTCGAGAAATATCTCGAACAGCTGGTAACGAGCCATGAGCTCGACGCCAAGACGCTTCGGCAATTTGATCAGGATTTTATGCAGGCGTTGTACTCCTTCCTGAATTCTGAGGGCATCCAAGCGCATCGCTTGTTCGGGGATGACGAGTCCTTACGATTATCGGAATACGCGGGACGTTCTGTAATGGATATGAAGCACTGGATTCATCACGCTCTCAATAAGGCTGTGAAGCAATCGGAAGCGGCGAAGGACACCGGTAATGTGATTGAATTCGTTAAGCACTATATTGCTAGCAACATTGACGAAGATCTGTCTCGAGAATTGATTGCGGAACAAGTTTTCCTCAATCCGGATTATTTGTCGAGAATTTTTAAGAAGGAAACGAACTATTCGATTTCCGAATATATCCTGTTGGAACGCATACGACTCGCGAAAGAGCTGCTGTCCCAAACGAATATCCCCGTCAGCGCGGTGGCGGTTTCTGTGGGGTATGGCAACTTTCCGCACTTCACTAGAATATTTAAAAAGTATGCGGGAGTAGGGCCTTCGGAGTATAGAAATCAATTCGGGGATCTTCGGTAA